In the Acropora muricata isolate sample 2 chromosome 10, ASM3666990v1, whole genome shotgun sequence genome, one interval contains:
- the LOC136931441 gene encoding uncharacterized protein: MLTKVSLHLIFLNIVVRFSFPGFLPRDVIVRDNVFTTDEILEMKKLLSSEKTIWNFAGSKTGDGTSANSCYSWSSQPTPEGFVRSQAWGKLAATCVEVSGRKMTSGNDCSILAMEGEVNMKASHICGKQFIYSCTPTNSDDCVVAVIFLVEDWHRNSYGELVVYDNEEILKAVYPKPGRIVIFPASLEHVIKPPAIDLSRRLYALKVNLLVSDEKRQIQPSLQGDNRVFQRDLWPSCKLLSKANSTSNGNEVESIDLKKFLTRNFTTADGYSIVVFDDLLPARDLDALTRTVQSGGYNDMEADLNGADNVQWILGFEVEEFVQTSMWQLFSRIVTTVSGKEGYYPYDIGCNNIQKSDTTTIHRDCELHENEFTLLVYLNQNWTENQHGETVFFADMEGSEVIFALRPKYGRIAIFHGLIPHSARPPPFTFAGARFTFAVKMAPSKEIAEKKSLIVELDDLYEILDKLEGEEAINLRNIIQDVLEGKVDREVVRKIMLKYEE; the protein is encoded by the exons ATGCTAACCAAAGTATCGCTCCATCTCATCTTCCTGAATATTGTCGTCCGTTTTTCCTTTCCAGGATTTCTTCCTAGAGATGTCATTGTGAGGGACAATGTGTTCACCACTGATGAAAttcttgaaatgaaaaaattgcTGAGTTCGGAAAAAACAATCTGGAACTTTGCAGGCTCAAAAACCGGAGATGGAACGTCGGCTAATTCCTGTTACTCCTGGTCTAGTCAGCCCACACCCGAAGGCTTCGTGAGGTCGCAAGCCTGGGGCAAATTAGCGGCAACTTGTGTAGAAGTCAGTGGAAGGAAAATGACATCAGGCAACGATTGCAGTATTTTAGCCATGGAAGGGGAAGTAAACATGAAAGCAAGCCATATTTGTGGCAAACAGTTTATCTACAGTTGCACCCCTACCAACAGTGATGACTGCGTCGTTGCTGTAATATTCCTGGTAGAGGATTGGCATCGCAACAGTTACGGTGAACTTGTTGTTTATGATAACGAAGAGATATTGAAAGCTGTGTATCCGAAACCTGGAAGAATTGTTATTTTTCCGGCAAGTTTAGAACACGTCATTAAGCCCCCAGCTATAGACTTGTCAAGGCGGCTCTATGCTTTGAAAGTTAACTTATTGGTTTCGGATGAGAAGAGGCAAATTCAACCTTCACTCCAGGGTGACAATCGTGTTTTTCAGCGAGACTTGTGGCCTAGTTGTAAACTTTTGTCTAAAGCTAATAGCACTTCAAATGGCAATGAGGTTGAATCGATAGATCTGAAGAAATTCTTAACGAGGAATTTTACAACCGCAGATGGTTATAGTATTGTTGTCTTTGATGATCTCCTCCCAGCCAGGGACCTTGATGCGCTCACGCGCACAGTTCAGAGTGGcggatacaacgatatggaagcGGATTTAAATGGTGCAGACAATGTACAGTGGATTTTAGGATTTGAAGTTGAGGAGTTTGTACAAACTTCTATGTGGCAACTTTTTAGTCGCATCGTAACGACTGTCTCTGGGAAGGAGGGTTATTATCCATATGACATTGGCTGCAACAACATTCAGAAGTCAGATACAACTACAATCCACAGAGATTGCGAACTTCATGAAAATGAATTTACTCTGCTTGTATATCTGAATCAAAATTGGACAGAGAATCAACATGGAGAAACAGTGTTCTTTGCTGATATGGAAGGAAGTGAAGTCATCTTTGCTTTGAGGCCAAAGTATGGACGTATTGCCATATTTCATGGCTTAATTCCACACAGTGCACGCCCTCCTCCTTTTACATTTGCTG GTGCAAGATTTACTTTTGCCGTCAAAATGGCACCGTCCAAAGAAATTGCAGAGAAGAAGTCCCTCATTGTGGAGCTTGATGATTTATATGAGATTTTGGATAAACTAGAAGGGGAAGAAGCAATAAACTTGAGGAATATCATACAAGATGTCTTAGAGGGCAAAGTGGATCGTGAGGTGGTGCGAAAAATTATGTTGAAGTATGAAGAATGA